The following are encoded in a window of Helicobacter sp. 'house sparrow 1' genomic DNA:
- a CDS encoding DegT/DnrJ/EryC1/StrS family aminotransferase codes for MIDFANLNLEYQEHQEEINQAISKTLQSSQFIMGEAIEQLEHNLKNFVGCKYAITCSSGTSALLLALMALGIKQGDEVITTDFSFFASAEMIAFLGAKPVFIDINPKTFNLNEELIAQSITKKTKAILVVSLFGQTPNMDFINQIASQYNLPVIEDGAQSFGATYKNKKSGNLCTIGTTSFFPAKPLGCFGDGGAIFCNDESLSKKIASLRLHGQKQRYYHSQIGISARLDALQANILNVKLKYFSQKIQKRQEVANLYFKLLKDLPIQLPIISNQHSSTFAQFSILSTHRDALQKFLKQKAIPTAIHYPLPLHHQEAFNYLHFDDKNFPNAIYCSKNILSLPLNPYLQTEEIEYICNSIRNFYE; via the coding sequence ATGATTGATTTTGCAAATTTAAATTTGGAGTACCAAGAACACCAAGAAGAGATTAATCAAGCAATTAGCAAAACATTACAATCCTCCCAGTTTATAATGGGGGAAGCTATAGAGCAACTAGAACATAATTTAAAAAATTTTGTAGGGTGTAAATATGCAATCACATGCTCAAGTGGTACATCTGCCCTACTTTTGGCCTTAATGGCGCTTGGTATTAAACAGGGTGATGAAGTTATCACCACTGATTTTAGTTTTTTTGCAAGTGCTGAAATGATTGCTTTTTTGGGGGCAAAACCTGTCTTTATAGATATTAATCCCAAAACCTTTAATCTAAATGAAGAGCTTATTGCCCAATCTATTACAAAAAAAACAAAAGCCATCCTTGTTGTTAGTCTTTTTGGACAAACCCCTAATATGGATTTTATCAATCAAATTGCATCACAATATAATTTGCCTGTTATAGAAGATGGGGCTCAAAGTTTTGGTGCAACCTATAAAAATAAAAAAAGTGGGAATCTTTGTACAATTGGAACCACAAGCTTTTTTCCTGCCAAACCCCTAGGGTGCTTTGGAGATGGCGGGGCCATCTTTTGTAATGACGAATCATTAAGCAAAAAAATAGCTAGTTTAAGGCTTCATGGTCAAAAGCAGAGGTATTATCATAGTCAGATTGGAATTAGTGCAAGATTAGATGCCCTTCAAGCAAATATACTTAATGTAAAATTAAAATACTTTTCCCAAAAGATTCAAAAAAGACAAGAAGTTGCAAATCTTTATTTTAAACTTTTAAAAGATCTACCTATTCAACTTCCTATTATCTCAAATCAACACTCTAGCACTTTTGCACAATTTAGCATCTTAAGCACCCATCGAGATGCATTGCAGAAATTTTTGAAGCAAAAAGCAATACCAACTGCCATACACTACCCCCTACCCTTGCATCATCAAGAAGCTTTTAACTATCTTCATTTTGATGACAAAAATTTTCCTAATGCCATCTATTGCTCTAAAAATATCTTAAGTCTTCCTCTAAACCCATATCTTCAAACAGAAGAAATAGAATATATCTGCAATAGTATTAGGAACTTTTATGAATAA
- a CDS encoding Gfo/Idh/MocA family protein — protein MKNFAIIGVGGYVAPKHLQAIKETNNTLLCALDPKDSVGILDSYFPQTHFFTEFERFDRHISKLESKNIPIDYISICSPNYLHDSHIRFALKNNANAICEKPLVLNPWNIDTLIDLEKKNQKRVYNILQLRLHPSIISLKQKIQEELQATPKKRYKLQLTYITSRGNWYFTSWKGDVAKSGGIATNIGVHFFDMLQYIFGEVKESKVKLHTKDTASGVLELENADVCWFLSINANYLPDQKNRTYRSIILEDEEIEFSKGFEELHIKSYKNILEGKGFGLEDVRPCIEMIYQIRNAPTTPLSGDYHPFCKKVC, from the coding sequence ATGAAAAATTTCGCAATTATTGGAGTTGGTGGCTATGTAGCTCCTAAACATTTACAAGCAATCAAAGAAACAAACAATACTCTTCTTTGTGCTCTAGATCCAAAAGATTCTGTGGGGATTTTAGACTCTTATTTTCCACAAACCCATTTTTTTACAGAATTTGAGAGATTTGACCGACATATCAGTAAATTAGAATCCAAAAACATTCCTATTGATTATATAAGTATATGCTCCCCAAACTACTTGCATGATAGCCATATACGCTTTGCACTGAAAAACAATGCAAATGCAATCTGTGAAAAACCTCTTGTATTAAACCCTTGGAACATAGATACCCTAATAGATTTAGAAAAGAAAAATCAAAAAAGGGTTTATAATATCTTACAACTAAGATTGCACCCAAGCATCATTAGTTTAAAACAAAAAATTCAAGAAGAACTACAAGCTACACCAAAAAAGCGATATAAACTGCAACTAACCTACATTACTTCTAGAGGAAATTGGTATTTTACCTCATGGAAGGGAGATGTTGCCAAAAGTGGTGGAATTGCAACAAATATTGGGGTACATTTTTTTGATATGTTGCAATATATCTTTGGCGAAGTAAAAGAATCTAAAGTCAAACTTCATACAAAAGACACTGCTAGCGGGGTCTTGGAACTAGAAAATGCCGATGTCTGCTGGTTCCTATCCATTAATGCCAATTACCTTCCAGATCAAAAAAATCGTACCTATAGATCGATTATCCTCGAAGATGAAGAAATTGAATTTAGCAAAGGTTTTGAAGAACTTCATATAAAAAGCTATAAAAATATTTTGGAAGGCAAAGGGTTTGGATTAGAAGATGTACGTCCTTGTATTGAGATGATTTATCAAATAAGAAATGCTCCCACCACACCACTTAGTGGCGACTATCATCCATTTTGTAAAAAAGTTTGTTAA
- the grpE gene encoding nucleotide exchange factor GrpE: protein MEEEKQEENKQEETSLEEEIKTQEEQKEDFEQKYNELKNEYLRVFADFENTKKRLEKDKFQALEYAYERFAKDLLPVIDALDNAKEASKENPAILEGIVLTLDNLIKTLSKYGIEEIDTQGDFDPNLHDCIMQVPNPDLEDGKIAQVMQKGYKYKERTLRPSMVAIVKN, encoded by the coding sequence GAAACTTCTTTGGAAGAAGAAATAAAAACACAGGAGGAACAAAAAGAAGATTTTGAGCAAAAGTATAATGAACTTAAAAATGAGTATTTAAGGGTTTTTGCGGATTTTGAAAATACAAAAAAGAGACTAGAAAAAGACAAGTTTCAAGCTCTTGAGTATGCGTATGAAAGATTTGCAAAAGACCTGTTACCAGTTATTGATGCGCTGGATAATGCAAAGGAGGCTTCAAAAGAAAATCCTGCAATCCTAGAGGGCATTGTCCTTACTCTTGATAATCTTATAAAAACATTATCAAAGTATGGTATTGAAGAAATTGACACACAAGGAGATTTTGATCCAAACCTGCATGACTGTATTATGCAAGTTCCAAATCCAGACTTGGAAGATGGAAAAATTGCCCAAGTGATGCAAAAAGGATATAAGTACAAAGAAAGAACATTGCGCCCTTCTATGGTAGCAATTGTAAAAAACTAA
- the wecB gene encoding non-hydrolyzing UDP-N-acetylglucosamine 2-epimerase has product MKILTILGARPQFIKAAPLSLAFKNNDIQEVIVHTGQHYDFLMSDVFFNTLKLPTPSYKLHSGSKSHAQMTANILVNVEKILLQEKPDFTLVYGDTNSTLAGALASSKLNIPIIHVESGLRSFDHSMPEEINRIITDKISKLLFCPTNNAVKNLKNEGFKAPQYMIQNVGDIMLDSSKLFVSYAKKPNFSLQERFALCTLHRAQNTDTPEILDQILDAIHTISKKIQIIFPIHPRLKRNLYPSSYPGITFCDPLNYFEMIWLLQNTQLVFTDSGGLQKESYFFKKPCIVLRETSEWIELIKYQYNFLVGSNKEKILATFDNISQSFKKSYKNFYGDGDSAQKIIQTLKAL; this is encoded by the coding sequence ATGAAGATTCTAACAATTTTAGGTGCTAGACCCCAATTTATCAAAGCAGCTCCCCTAAGTCTTGCTTTTAAAAACAATGATATTCAAGAAGTGATTGTACATACAGGGCAACATTATGATTTTTTAATGAGTGATGTATTTTTTAATACCCTAAAACTACCAACGCCCAGTTATAAACTTCACAGCGGATCAAAATCCCATGCTCAAATGACCGCAAATATTTTAGTTAATGTAGAAAAAATTTTATTACAAGAAAAGCCTGACTTTACTCTTGTATACGGAGATACAAATTCTACTCTAGCTGGGGCATTAGCTAGTAGTAAGCTCAATATTCCAATCATTCATGTAGAATCTGGGCTTAGAAGTTTTGACCACTCAATGCCCGAAGAAATCAATCGTATTATTACTGACAAAATATCAAAACTATTATTTTGTCCCACAAACAACGCAGTAAAAAATCTAAAAAATGAAGGTTTTAAAGCACCTCAATATATGATTCAAAATGTGGGAGATATTATGTTAGATTCAAGCAAACTCTTTGTTTCTTATGCCAAAAAGCCCAACTTTTCTTTACAAGAAAGATTTGCTCTATGTACATTACACAGAGCACAAAACACAGATACTCCAGAAATTTTAGATCAAATTTTAGATGCAATTCACACCATCTCTAAAAAAATTCAAATCATCTTTCCTATACATCCTAGACTAAAGAGAAATCTCTACCCATCCTCATATCCTGGTATTACTTTTTGTGATCCTCTCAACTACTTTGAAATGATTTGGTTATTGCAAAACACTCAACTTGTATTCACAGATTCTGGAGGATTGCAAAAGGAGTCTTATTTTTTTAAAAAACCCTGTATAGTTTTGAGAGAAACTAGTGAATGGATAGAGCTTATAAAATATCAATATAATTTCTTGGTGGGTAGTAATAAAGAAAAAATTCTTGCAACTTTTGATAATATTTCACAATCTTTTAAAAAATCCTATAAAAATTTTTATGGTGATGGGGATAGTGCACAAAAAATTATCCAAACACTAAAGGCTTTATAA
- the dnaK gene encoding molecular chaperone DnaK, whose product MGKVIGIDLGTTNSAMAVYEGNEAKIITNKEGKNTTPSVVAFTDKGEILVGEPAKRQAITNPQKTIYSIKRIMGLMFNEDKAKEAEKRLPYKIVDRNGACAIEIADKTYTPQEISAKILMKLKEDAESYLGESVTEAVITVPAYFNDAQRKATKEAGTIAGLNVLRIINEPTSAALSYGLDKKESEKIMVYDLGGGTFDVTVLETGDNVVEVLATGGDAFLGGDDFDNRIIDWAAEEFKSETGIDIKADVMALQRLKDAAENAKKELSSAQETEINLPFITADASGPKHLVKKLTRAKFENLIDDLIEQTISKIDFVIKDAGLSKSDISEVVMVGGSTRIPKAQERVREFIGKELNKSVNPDEVVAIGAAIQGGVLKGDVKDVLLLDVTPLSLGIETLGGVMTKVIDRGTTIPAKKTQTFSTAEDNQPAVSISVLQGEREMAKDNKSLGRFDLQGIPPAPRGVPQIEVTFDIDANGILTVSAKDKTSGKSQEIKISGSSGLSDSEIEKMVKDAELHKEEDAKRKATIESRNLADNLVYQTQKMLDESKDKISSDEAQKIQAAIDELKEVLKDDNASKEQIDEKMKKLSEVAQNLAQSAQANTNTQSNSSAKKDDDVIDAEVE is encoded by the coding sequence ATGGGAAAAGTAATTGGTATTGATTTGGGAACAACAAACTCTGCAATGGCAGTATATGAAGGTAATGAGGCAAAAATTATCACAAATAAGGAAGGAAAAAACACTACTCCTTCGGTTGTGGCATTTACTGATAAAGGTGAAATATTAGTAGGTGAGCCTGCAAAAAGACAGGCAATCACAAACCCTCAAAAAACTATTTATTCAATTAAAAGAATTATGGGATTGATGTTTAATGAGGATAAGGCTAAAGAAGCTGAAAAAAGATTACCTTATAAAATTGTTGATAGAAATGGCGCTTGTGCAATTGAAATTGCTGATAAAACCTATACGCCTCAAGAGATTTCTGCAAAAATTCTTATGAAACTTAAAGAAGATGCAGAGAGTTATCTAGGAGAAAGTGTAACAGAAGCTGTCATCACAGTTCCTGCGTATTTTAATGATGCACAAAGAAAAGCTACAAAAGAAGCTGGAACAATTGCTGGACTTAATGTCCTTAGAATTATTAATGAACCTACTTCTGCAGCTTTATCCTATGGTCTTGATAAAAAAGAATCTGAAAAAATTATGGTTTATGATCTAGGTGGTGGAACTTTTGATGTTACTGTATTAGAAACAGGAGATAATGTTGTAGAAGTTTTAGCTACTGGTGGGGATGCTTTCCTTGGTGGAGATGACTTTGATAATAGAATTATTGACTGGGCAGCAGAAGAATTTAAAAGCGAAACTGGCATTGATATTAAAGCTGATGTAATGGCTCTTCAAAGATTAAAAGATGCAGCAGAAAATGCAAAAAAAGAACTCTCAAGTGCTCAAGAGACAGAGATTAATTTGCCATTTATCACAGCAGATGCAAGCGGTCCAAAACACCTAGTAAAAAAACTTACAAGAGCAAAGTTTGAGAATCTTATTGATGATTTAATTGAACAAACAATCAGCAAGATTGATTTTGTTATCAAAGATGCTGGTCTTAGCAAAAGTGATATTTCTGAAGTTGTAATGGTTGGTGGTTCTACAAGAATCCCAAAAGCTCAAGAAAGAGTAAGGGAATTTATTGGAAAAGAGCTTAACAAGTCTGTTAACCCTGATGAAGTTGTAGCAATTGGTGCAGCAATTCAAGGTGGTGTTTTAAAAGGTGATGTTAAAGATGTTTTATTGCTTGATGTAACTCCTTTAAGTCTTGGTATTGAAACACTTGGTGGTGTGATGACAAAAGTGATTGATAGAGGAACTACAATTCCGGCTAAGAAAACTCAAACTTTCTCTACAGCAGAAGATAATCAACCAGCTGTTTCAATCTCTGTTTTACAAGGTGAAAGAGAAATGGCAAAGGACAATAAATCTCTAGGTAGATTTGATCTTCAAGGTATCCCACCTGCACCAAGAGGCGTACCTCAAATTGAAGTGACCTTTGATATTGATGCAAATGGTATCCTAACTGTTAGTGCAAAGGATAAAACTAGTGGAAAATCTCAAGAAATTAAAATCAGTGGTTCAAGTGGCCTAAGTGATAGCGAAATTGAAAAAATGGTAAAAGATGCGGAATTACACAAAGAAGAAGATGCTAAAAGAAAAGCTACAATAGAATCAAGAAACTTGGCAGACAATCTTGTATATCAGACTCAAAAAATGTTAGATGAATCTAAAGATAAGATTTCTAGTGATGAAGCACAAAAGATTCAAGCTGCAATTGATGAACTCAAAGAGGTCTTAAAAGATGATAATGCTAGCAAAGAGCAAATTGATGAAAAAATGAAAAAGTTATCAGAAGTAGCTCAAAATCTTGCACAGAGTGCTCAAGCAAATACAAATACACAATCAAACTCTAGTGCCAAGAAAGATGATGATGTAATTGATGCAGAAGTAGAATAA
- a CDS encoding acyltransferase: MEYFIHSTSIIDADVKIGKNTKIWHFCHILKNSIIGESCSFGQNCVIGPNVKIGRGCKVQNNVSIYEGVECEEDVFIGPSVVFSNVINPRSFIVRKEEFKKTLLKKGCSIGANATIVCGNTIGKYALIGAGSVVTKDVKDYALMVGNPARIIGWVDKSGNKLIFNKQKAYSKDEKCFYYLKNNRVICEND, translated from the coding sequence ATGGAATATTTCATCCACTCCACAAGTATTATAGATGCTGATGTAAAAATAGGTAAAAACACTAAAATTTGGCATTTTTGTCATATTTTGAAAAATAGCATAATAGGAGAATCTTGTTCTTTTGGTCAAAATTGTGTAATTGGTCCAAATGTAAAGATTGGAAGAGGATGCAAGGTGCAGAATAATGTAAGTATTTACGAAGGTGTTGAATGTGAAGAAGATGTATTTATAGGCCCTTCTGTTGTTTTTAGCAATGTAATTAACCCTCGATCTTTTATTGTCCGGAAAGAAGAATTTAAAAAAACTTTATTAAAAAAAGGTTGTTCTATTGGCGCAAATGCAACTATTGTGTGTGGCAATACTATCGGAAAATATGCATTAATTGGGGCAGGATCTGTTGTTACAAAAGATGTAAAAGATTATGCCCTTATGGTAGGCAATCCTGCTAGAATAATTGGATGGGTAGATAAAAGTGGCAATAAACTTATATTTAATAAACAAAAAGCTTATAGCAAAGATGAAAAATGCTTTTACTATTTAAAAAATAATAGGGTAATTTGTGAAAATGATTGA
- a CDS encoding nucleotide sugar dehydrogenase, translated as MNKIAVIGLGYVGLPLAIEFGKKYPTIGFDININRIQSLKNFKDFNEQVTDFTESKMLYFTHQEEELRDANIYIITVPTPVDSYKKPDISLLLNATKCVAKYLKKQDIVIYESTTYPTCTKRECIPLLEEISHLKLNQDFFVGYSPERINPGDSTHTLTNITKITSGSNHISAKKINQLYKSIVKKTYLAPSIEVAEAAKAIENAQRDLNIAFVNELSIIFDRLGIDTSEVLKAAKTKWNFLPFTPGLVGGHCISVDPYYLTHISNEYGYHPKVISSGRFINDMMPSFIVQKVIKLLAKHQISPIGAKIAIFGASFKENCKDIRNAKVFEVLKEMQEYGCKVDIFDSLVDKDEVFQTYQVRLHHIEEIKNHTFDVCILAIPHQYFLDLNFDNFLQSNGFIFDIKGILKKKQKNIYKL; from the coding sequence ATGAATAAAATTGCTGTCATTGGGCTTGGCTATGTTGGACTTCCCTTAGCCATAGAATTTGGAAAAAAATACCCTACAATAGGCTTTGATATTAATATCAACAGAATCCAATCCCTTAAAAATTTTAAAGATTTCAATGAACAAGTTACAGATTTTACAGAATCTAAAATGCTTTATTTTACTCATCAAGAAGAAGAACTAAGAGATGCCAACATTTATATTATCACTGTTCCTACTCCTGTAGATTCTTATAAAAAGCCTGACATATCTTTATTACTTAATGCAACAAAATGTGTCGCAAAATATTTAAAAAAGCAAGATATTGTAATCTATGAATCTACCACCTACCCTACTTGCACTAAAAGAGAATGCATCCCTTTATTAGAAGAAATCAGTCATCTAAAACTTAATCAAGATTTTTTTGTAGGGTATTCTCCTGAAAGGATCAATCCTGGCGATTCAACACATACACTCACAAATATTACAAAAATCACTTCAGGTAGCAATCACATCAGTGCAAAAAAAATTAACCAACTCTATAAAAGTATTGTAAAAAAGACCTATTTAGCTCCAAGTATTGAAGTTGCAGAAGCAGCTAAGGCTATTGAAAATGCTCAAAGGGATTTAAATATTGCCTTTGTAAATGAGCTGAGTATAATTTTTGATCGCTTAGGGATTGATACTTCAGAAGTTTTAAAAGCGGCAAAGACAAAATGGAATTTTTTACCCTTTACCCCAGGATTGGTTGGGGGACACTGCATTAGCGTAGATCCCTACTATCTCACACATATTTCCAATGAATATGGCTATCACCCAAAGGTCATCTCTTCGGGCAGATTTATTAATGATATGATGCCAAGCTTTATTGTTCAAAAAGTCATTAAACTTTTAGCAAAACATCAAATTAGCCCCATTGGGGCAAAAATTGCAATTTTTGGTGCGAGTTTCAAAGAAAATTGTAAAGACATACGCAATGCGAAAGTCTTTGAAGTTTTAAAAGAAATGCAAGAATATGGTTGCAAAGTGGATATTTTTGATTCTTTAGTAGATAAAGATGAGGTATTTCAAACCTATCAAGTGAGATTGCATCATATTGAAGAGATAAAAAATCACACCTTTGATGTTTGCATTCTTGCAATTCCTCATCAATATTTTTTAGATCTTAATTTTGATAATTTCTTGCAATCCAATGGTTTTATTTTTGATATTAAAGGGATTTTAAAGAAAAAACAAAAAAATATTTATAAACTTTAA